From the genome of Candidatus Paceibacterota bacterium, one region includes:
- a CDS encoding four helix bundle protein, with amino-acid sequence MKEPLRPNLKAEARRPKGGRTPKSEYGSGGEISDVCSEFWRWGDEPSTGPLVLKEEHVVPLPSEGLAGRTARFGECIIRFAQRIPRNAVINRLIDQLVGAGTSVGANYCEADDAVSARGFKQKIGTCRKESKESMFFLRMVATAEERLAAEARVLWREAKELNLIFGAIWRK; translated from the coding sequence ATGAAAGAGCCGCTAAGACCAAATCTGAAGGCCGAAGCCCGAAGGCCGAAAGGAGGCCGAACTCCAAAATCTGAGTACGGCAGTGGCGGGGAAATTTCAGACGTATGCTCAGAGTTTTGGCGGTGGGGAGACGAGCCATCCACAGGACCATTGGTGCTGAAAGAGGAACACGTGGTTCCGCTCCCTTCGGAGGGGCTGGCTGGCCGCACGGCGCGGTTTGGCGAATGCATCATCCGCTTCGCCCAAAGGATACCTCGCAATGCTGTGATTAATCGGCTCATTGATCAACTGGTAGGCGCGGGAACCAGTGTCGGAGCCAACTATTGCGAAGCCGATGATGCCGTGTCGGCCAGGGGGTTTAAGCAGAAGATCGGCACCTGCCGAAAGGAATCAAAGGAAAGCATGTTCTTCCTGCGCATGGTGGCCACAGCGGAAGAGAGGCTCGCCGCTGAAGCGCGAGTGCTCTGGCGCGAGGCCAAAGAACTGAATCTCATCTTCGGCGCAATATGGAGAAAATGA